A single region of the Candidatus Hydrogenedentota bacterium genome encodes:
- a CDS encoding winged helix-turn-helix transcriptional regulator: MSTSQAAVLGELFRHDGCRQEDLRLIVALDKGNVTRALQRLEGNGLVVRKQDPADRRAVRVYVTEKAVAIRTEMRALATHWDDGLTAGFSHEKREMLVDLLLSVEVNARAMARREEAREAHRPA, encoded by the coding sequence ATGAGCACCAGTCAGGCAGCGGTGCTGGGCGAACTGTTCCGCCATGACGGCTGCCGCCAAGAGGACTTGCGCCTCATCGTGGCGCTCGATAAGGGAAATGTAACCCGGGCGCTGCAACGTCTCGAAGGAAACGGCCTCGTCGTGAGGAAACAGGACCCCGCCGACCGCCGGGCGGTGCGCGTGTATGTTACGGAAAAGGCGGTCGCCATACGCACGGAAATGCGCGCGCTTGCCACGCACTGGGACGACGGGCTCACTGCGGGATTCTCGCATGAAAAGCGGGAGATGCTCGTGGACCTGCTGCTGAGCGTGGAAGTCAATGCGCGCGCGATGGCCCGGCGCGAGGAAGCACGAGAAGCCCACAGGCCCGCTTGA